In one Triplophysa rosa linkage group LG13, Trosa_1v2, whole genome shotgun sequence genomic region, the following are encoded:
- the rnf103 gene encoding E3 ubiquitin-protein ligase RNF103 produces the protein MWWKLFFLLLYFFMLFILSRLFEAVVWYETGLFATQLVDPVTLSFKKLKTILECRGLGYSGLAEKRDVRELMENSGELMQGELYSALKNEKEQVASDSSTSFSGEMHFYELVEDTKDGIWLVQVIAQDRNPLLSTANWSKMVQKVSQFGIRTGTFNCSSDSRYCRKRGWMKSTLIMSVPQTYASKGKVMLKEYDGRRIETEHIFKWMTAHVASRIKTIRFSQQLMDDWYQMEKQPVKMFLFAKLVQPPAFFSALSIKFTGRIEFIFVDVRNWDNDTCLEEIGVRRMPSYILKTPEGIYRYGNSTGEFISLHAMDTFLRSVQPEVNDLFVLSLVTVNLMAWMDLFITQGATIKRFVVLISTLGTYNSLLIISWLPILGFLQLPYLDSFYEYSLKLLRFADTTTVASWVRADWTFYSSHPALFLSTYLAHGLLIDYFEKKRRCTNEDQNANNLEWLSSLWDWYTSYLVHPIASFQNFESDWDEDPSFLLERLAFPDLWLRPLVPIDYIKNLPTWKFKLTQPGESNQVDHNNQKKHESNPNDVSSFERESRSYGSEVLDTRDSCSAAKEESWSGEEEQDNDWSHWPCGMLRCTECVVCLENFETGCLVMGLPCGHVFHQQCIVVWLVGGRHCCPVCRWPSYKKRPVTHLHPTEQLEPE, from the exons ATGTGGTGGAAACTCTTCTTCTTgcttctgtattttttcatgttgtttattCTGTCTCGACTTTTCGAGGCCGTCGTCTGGTATGAAACGGGACTTTTCGCCACCCAGCTGGTGGATCCAGTAACTCTGAGTTTTAAGAAACTTAAAACCATCTTGGAGTGTCGTGGATTGGGATACTCCGGCCTGGCAGAAAAGAGAGATGTCAGGGAACTGATGGAAAATTCGG GAGAACTGATGCAGGGGGAGCTGTACTCCGCTCTGAAGAATGAGAAAGAGCAGGTGGCATCTGACTCCAGCACCTCTTTCAGTGGAGAAATGCACTTTTATGAATTAGTGGAGGACACTAAGGATGGTATCTGGTTAGTTCAG GTTATAGCTCAAGACAGAAATCCACTGTTGAGCACTGCCAACTGGAGCAAAATGGTACAGAAAGTTTCCCAGTTTGGCATTCGAACAGGCACTTTCAACTGTTCAAGTGACTCAAG GTATTGCCGTAAACGGGGCTGGATGAAGTCCACTCTAATCATGTCTGTCCCACAGACCTATGCATCCAAAGGGAAGGTCATGTTAAAGGAGTATGATGGCAGACGCATCGAAACCgagcacatttttaaatggatgACTGCGCACGTCGCTTCGCGCATCAAAACCATCCGTTTCTCTCAGCAACTAATGGATGACTGGTACCAGATGGAAAAGCAGCCAGTAAAAATGTTCTTGTTTGCCAAATTGGTTCAGCCTCCAGCCTTCTTCTCAGCTCTCAGCATCAAATTCACAGGTCGTATCGAGTTTATCTTCGTCGACGTGCGCAACTGGGACAATGACACCTGCCTAGAGGAGATCGGGGTGCGGCGAATGCCCTCGTACATCCTCAAAACACCAGAGGGTATCTACAGATACGGCAATAGCACTGGAGAGTTCATTTCCCTGCACGCCATGGACACATTTCTCCGCTCTGTGCAGCCTGAGGTCAATGACTTGTTCGTTTTAAGTTTGGTCACCGTCAATCTGATGGCGTGGATGGACCTTTTCATTACGCAGGGAGCCACCATAAAACGCTTTGTAGTTTTGATCAGCACGCTAGGGACTTACAATTCTTTACTTATCATTTCCTGGCTACCCATCCTTGGTTTCCTACAGCTTCCTTACCTGGATAGCTTCTACGAGTACAGCCTGAAACTGCTGCGCTTCGCAGACACCACTACTGTTGCCTCGTGGGTCCGTGCCGACTGGACCTTCTACTCTTCTCATCCAGCTCTTTTTCTCAGCACTTATCTAGCCCATGGACTTCTCATCGACTATTTTGAGAAGAAAAGAAGATGTACCAACGAAGACCAAAATGCAAACAACCTAGAATGGTTGTCCAGTCTCTGGGATTGGTACACCAGCTATTTGGTGCATCCCATTGCCTCCTTCCAGAACTTTGAGTCCGACTGGGACGAGGATCCCAGTTTCCTTTTAGAAAGGTTGGCTTTTCCAGATCTCTGGCTTCGCCCACTCGTGCCAATAGACTACATCAAGAACCTACCCACCTGGAAGTTCAAACTCACACAGCCTGGGGAATCAAACCAAGTGGACCATAATAACCAAAAGAAACATGAATCGAACCCAAATGACGTCTCCAGCTTTGAACGGGAATCACGTTCCTATGGCTCAGAAGTTCTTGACACTCGTGACAGCTGTTCGGCTGCCAAAGAAGAGTCATGGTCTGGTGAAGAGGAACAGGACAACGACTGGTCTCATTGGCCCTGTGGCATGCTCCGTTGCACCGAGTGTGTCGTATGCCTTGAGAACTTTGAAACTGGTTGCCTTGTGATGGGCCTACCCTGTGGTCATGTGTTTCACCAGCAGTGCATTGTGGTCTGGCTAGTTGGCGGGCGGCACTGTTGTCCTGTGTGCCGGTGGCCATCCTACAAGAAAAGACCTGTGACGCACCTTCATCCGACTGAACAGCTTGAACCAGAATAG
- the mxd3 gene encoding max dimerization protein 3: MEVNTCNIQVLLQAAEYLERREREAEHGYASVLPFYSKGESDKRKKQKSKGHSPGNNRSVHNELEKHRRAQLRNCLDQLKQQVPLSSDSARNTTLNLLRQAQVHIKKLQQQDERAELLKNRLRWEQRELRIRLEKLQGNTERMRNDSLGSAMSSERSDSDREDVEIDVESMVWTLESDGLGSSHAEVDHSYSSSDHNWL, translated from the exons atggaggtaaatacatgtaacattcAAGTGCTCCTGCAAGCAGCTGAATATTTGGAAAGGAGAGAAAGAG AGGCCGAGCACGGTTATGCTTCAGTGCTTCCATTTTACAGTAAAGGAGAATCGGATAAGAGAAAGAAGCAGAAATCAAAGGGTCATTCACCCGGCAACAACAG GTCCGTTCACAACGAATTGGAGAAACACAG GAGAGCTCAGCTGAGGAATTGTCTGGATCAGCTGAAGCAGCAGGTTCCTCTGTCCTCTGATTCAGCGAGGAACACAACCCTTAACCTGCTCAGACAAGCACAGGTGCACATCAAG AAACTGCAGCAACAGGATGAGCGTGCCGAGTTGCTGAAGAATCGTCTGCGCTGGGAGCAGAGAGAACTGCGGATAAGGCTGGAGAAACTCCAGGGCAACACAGAGAGGATGCGCAATGACAGCCTTGGATCAGCCATGTCCTCCGAGAGGTCTGACTCAGACAGAG AGGACGTTGAAATTGATGTTGAAAGCATGGTGTGGACTCTGGAGTCAGATGGACTGGGATCATCTCACGCTGAGGTGGACCACAGCTATTCCTCATCCGATCATAACTGGTTATGA
- the npy7r gene encoding neuropeptide Y receptor Y7 gives MGQSDIANVTDDVVHGENHNTAWHEGNVGNDSINPYKPTFVDDITKHLGVQISLILAYSLIILLGLVGNSLVIYMIILYRNMRTVTNYFIANLALADLMVDTVCLPFTLVYTLIDEWKFGKVMCHMVPYSQALSVHVSILTLTVIALERYRCIVFHLGQRLNRCTSFVIIGLTWAFAAILAGPLAIFREYRHEEIPYIDWRIAVCSEKWPNGTNRDAVIYSLSMLVLQYVVPLTIISYAYVCIWVKLKNHVNPSNRNDSFVRRKKTTKMLALVVVVFAVCWLPFHVFQLTSDLDLILKFKEYKLIYTLFHIVAMCSTFVNPLLYGWMNQNYRNGFLMFFRCEHKPDTICPDGSFRTRSWRRVIVNGRNDGQPAAAV, from the coding sequence ATGGGCCAGTCAGATATAGCCAACGTGACAGATGATGTGGTTCACGGTGAAAACCACAACACCGCCTGGCATGAAGGCAACGTGGGCAATGACAGCATTAATCCTTACAAGCCCACCTTTGTGGATGACATCACCAAGCACCTGGGCGTTCAAATTTCTCTTATATTAGCCTATTCCCTTATCATCCTGCTGGGACTTGTGGGGAACAGCCTGGTCATTTACATGATCATTCTGTACAGAAACATGCGCACGGTCACCAACTACTTCATCGCGAACCTGGCCTTGGCCGACCTGATGGTGGACACTGTGTGTTTACCTTTCACGCTGGTCTACACGCTGATTGATGAATGGAAGTTTGGAAAAGTCATGTGTCATATGGTGCCTTACAGCCAAGCTCTCAGCGTACACGTCTCCATTCTCACGCTGACGGTGATTGCTTTAGAGCGCTACAGATGTATAGTCTTTCATCTTGGCCAGCGGCTCAACAGATGCACTAGTTTCGTGATTATCGGTCTAACTTGGGCCTTCGCCGCCATACTGGCCGGACCTTTGGCGATTTTCAGGGAGTATCGGCACGAGGAGATCCCGTACATTGACTGGCGAATCGCGGTTTGCTCTGAGAAATGGCCCAATGGCACCAATCGGGACGCCGTCATCTACAGTCTGTCGATGCTTGTCCTGCAGTACGTGGTACCGCTGACCATCATCAGCTATGCTTACGTGTGTATCTGGGTCAAGCTGAAAAACCACGTCAACCCGTCTAACCGCAACGACAGCTTCGTCCGCCGCAAGAAAACCACCAAGATGCTGGCTCTGGTGGTTGTCGTCTTCGCGGTTTGCTGGCTTCCATTCCACGTGTTCCAGCTGACCAGTGATCTCGACTTGATTCTGAAGTTCAAAGAGTACAAACTAATTTATACCTTGTTTCACATAGTGGCGATGTGCTCAACGTTTGTCAACCCGCTACTCTATGGCTGGATGAACCAGAACTACAGGAATGGCTTCCTCATGTTCTTCCGCTGTGAGCACAAGCCAGACACCATCTGCCCCGACGGCTCCTTCAGGACTCGTTCTTGGAGACGGGTGATTGTCAACGGGCGCAATGACGGTCAGCCAGCCGCTGCTGTCTGA
- the LOC130564019 gene encoding uncharacterized protein LOC130564019, whose amino-acid sequence MDPAKVRAVSDWPTPVSRKVVQQFLGFTNFYRRFIRNFGQVAALTSTRNRFEWSAAAQAAFDELKNRFVTAPILVTPDPTRQFVVEVDASEVGVGAVLSQSETTMSAIGSCWQCGWLWESGVTGWRALPFPSLCGPTIGTWNTFGLRND is encoded by the exons ATGGATCCTGCGAAGGTCAGGGCCGTTTCCGACTGGCCGACACCTGTCTCCCGGAAAGTGGTCCAACAGTTCCTGGGTTTCACCAATTTTTATCGGCGATTCATCAGGAACTTTGGGCAGGTGGCGGCATTGACCTCCACTAGGAACAGATTTGAGTGGTCAGCGGCGGCTCAGGCTGCGTTTGACGAACTTAAGAACAGGTTTGTCACCGCACCGATTCTGGTCACCCCTGATCCCACTCGTCAGTTCGTGGTGGAGGTTGATGCCTCGGAGGTTGGGGTTGGAGCAGTCCTCTCCCAG AGTGAAACTACGATGTCGGCAATCGGGAGTTGTTGGCAGTGCGGTTGGCTCTGGGAGAGTGGCGTCACTGGCTGGAGGGCGCTACCGTTCCCTTCATTGTGTGGACCGACCATAGGAACCTGGAATACATTCGGTCTGCGAAACGACTGA
- the prelid1a gene encoding PRELI domain containing 1a, whose amino-acid sequence MVKYFSCSGFLKSSWDQVFLAFWQRYPNPYSNHVLTEDIIFREVTPDNRLISRRLLTKTSRAPRWAEKFLPAHMAQKAFIIEDSIVDPESRSMTTLTWNITHARVMGIEERCVFRVNPDNNNWTEIKREAWISSNLYGISRAIQEFGLARFKSNVSKTMKGFEFVLARMQGETPTRTLAESATVKARETALAAKEKAKDLASQAQKKQYV is encoded by the exons ATGGTGAAGTATTTCAGCTGTTCAGGCTTTCTGAAAAGCTCATGGGACCAAGTGTTTCTGGCCTTCTGGCAGCGATACCCCAACCCCTACAG TAATCATGTTTTGACTGAAGACATTATATTTCGGGAAGTCACTCCCGACAACCGGCTCATTTCCAGACGTCTGTTGACCAAAACAAGCAGAGCTCCTCGCTGGGCGGAGAAGTTTCTGCCGGCTCACATGGCACAGAAGGCTTTTATCATTGAGGACTCGATAGTGGATCCTGAGAGCAGAAGCATGACCACACTGACCTGGAACATCACCCACGCTCGTGTCATG GGCATTGAAGAGCGATGTGTTTTCAGAGTGAACCCTGACAACAACAACTGGACAGAGATCAAGAGAGAGGCCTGGATCTCCTCCAACCTGTACGGCATCTCTAGAGCTATTCAG GAATTTGGTCTTGCCCGGTTTAAGAGCAACGTTAGCAAAACCATGAAAGGCTTCGAGTTCGTCCTGGCCAGGATGCAAG GTGAAACACCCACGAGGACTTTGGCAGAAAGCGCAACTGTGAAGGCCCGTGAAACTGCGCTCGCCGCCAAAGAGAAAGCTAAAGATTTGGCCTCTCAAGCACAGAAGAAGCAGTATGTATGA